In Helianthus annuus cultivar XRQ/B chromosome 9, HanXRQr2.0-SUNRISE, whole genome shotgun sequence, the following are encoded in one genomic region:
- the LOC110877119 gene encoding UDP-glycosyltransferase 74G1, whose protein sequence is MAGKDKVNKSPHVLLFPYPSSQGHINPFIQFGKRLLSKGVKTTLITTIYTLNSTLSHNNNTTSIQIKAISDGFDEGGYASAESAESYLKTFKETGSKSLADLIKNLQSEGNTIDAIIYDSLIIWALDVAKDFGIDCGSFLTQACCVNSLYYHVHKGLISLPMGATISVPGLPLFERWETPSFVHNYEPNDGWSQTVFGQFDNIDQARWVFTNSFYELEEEVITWMRKMWKLKVVGPTLPSMYLDKRLEGDTGYGFNLFKANHNDCMNWLSDKPKESVVYVSFGSVITLEPEQMEEIALGLSSCDMNFLWVVRTEEQEKLPKGFPDVKIPSKGLVVAWCRQLDVLAHESVGCFVTHCGFNSTLEAVSLGVPVVGMPQVSDQTTNAKLLDEIWGVGVRAKADENGIVRSETLVSCIKKIMEGERGVVARKNAAKWRELAKVVVDEGGSSENDIDGFVFELSHKC, encoded by the exons ATGGCCGGAAAAGATAAGGTGAACAAATCACCACATGTTCTACTCTTCCCCTACCCTTCTTCACAAGGTCATATAAACCCTTTCATCCAATTTGGCAAACGTTTACTCTCCAAAGGTGTCAAAACAACACTCATTACAACCATCTACACCTTAAACTCTACCCTCTCCCACAACAACAACACCACCTCCATTCAAATCAAAGCCATTTCTGATGGCTTTGATGAAGGCGGTTACGCGAGTGCCGAAAGCGCCGAATCCTACCTCAAAACATTCAAAGAAACTGGCTCAAAATCACTAGCTGATCTCATCAAGAACCTTCAAAGTGAAGGAAACACCATTGATGCAATCATCTATGATTCTCTTATTATATGGGCTTTGGATGTGGCTAAGGACTTTGGAATTGATTGTGGCTCATTTTTGACACAAGCTTGTTGTGTAAACAGCTTATATTATCATGTTCATAAGGGCTTGATTTCTTTGCCAATGGGTGCAACCATTTCTGTTCCTGGGTTGCCACTATTTGAAAGGTGGGAGACACCATCTTTTGTGCATAATTATGAACCGAATGATGGTTGGTCTCAGACTGTGTTTGGTCAGTTCGATAACATTGATCAAGCACGTTGGGTTTTCACAAATAGTTTTTATGAACTAGAGGAAGAG GTGATAACGTGGATGAGAAAGATGTGGAAGCTGAAGGTTGTCGGCCCAACACTTCCATCTATGTACCTGGACAAACGACTTGAAGGCGATACAGGTTACGGGTTCAATCTTTTCAAAGCAAATCACAATGATTGTATGAATTGGCTAAGTGATAAGCCAAAGGAATCAGTTGTTTATGTATCATTCGGAAGCGTGATAACACTTGAACCAGAACAAATGGAAGAAATCGCATTGGGTTTGAGCAGTTGTGATATGAATTTCTTGTGGGTGGTTAGGACCGAAGAACAGGAAAAACTCCCAAAAGGTTTTCCAGACGTGAAAATCCCAAGTAAGGGTTTAGTTGTAGCATGGTGTAGACAATTAGATGTGCTAGCACATGAATCAGTAGGATGCTTTGTTACACATTGTGGGTTTAACTCAACTCTTGAAGCAGTAAGTCTAGGAGTCCCTGTGGTGGGAATGCCACAAGTTTCGGACCAAACTACGAATGCCAAGTTGCTAGATGAAATTTGGGGTGTTGGAGTTAGGGCTAAGGCTGATGAGAACGGGATAGTGAGAAGCGAAACTCTAGTGTCGTGTATAAAGAAGATTATGGAGGGTGAGAGAGGAGTAGTAGCCCGAAAGAATGCGGCAAAGTGGAGGGAATTGGCTAAAGTGGTCGTTGATGAAGGTGGAAGCTCCGAAAATGATATTGACGGATTTGTATTTGAACTAAGCCATAAGTGCTAA